CAGCCCGTCTTAATGCCAAACCTACACCCACAGCCATCAGCGGAGCGATGTATTCAAGGTATTCTGAGTCAAAAGCCTTTTCACTAAAATCAATACCTGCAAATGGGTTTACTACCTCTACAGGAATATCTGCTACCCTATCCTCTATGAGTCTTTTTAATTCAATGCTCTTTGAGCATCCTCCGCTCAGATATATCTTATTGATGCGTTCATCTGCAAAGGTTGCCCAGAAAAAGTCCATAGACCTTTGAATCTCTGTAGCCAGTGAGAGAGATGCCTCCGTAACAACATCCTCTATCTCTCTATAGTCGATCTCCTTGACCTGTCCACCTATCTTCAGAAGTTCGGCTTCCTCGTAGCTAATATCCTTCCTCTTTTGAATCTCCGCAGTAATCTTATTGCCCCCAATAGATATATCTCGTGTAAAAACAGACATACCATTTTTAAGAATAGTCATGTTCAAAATACTGGCACCAATATCAACAAGGGCTATTACCTCACCTTCATTATATGGATAATTTATTTCAAACATATTCTCTAAGGCAAAGGAATCAACATCCATCACAACGGCATTCAACCCGGCTTCTTTTATTACCTTAATGTAATCGTTAATAATGTCCTGTTTAGCAGCTACCAGGAGTACATTCATTTGAGTCTTGTCTTCGGGGTTTTCTCCCAGTATCTGAAAATCAATATTCACATCATCAATCTCAAAGGGAATGTACTGTTCTGCTTCCCATTTAATTGATTCCTCAAGCTCATTCTCACTCATAACGGGCAGAGATATATTTTTAATGATTACAGAGTGTCCGGATATTGAAGTGGCTACATTTTTAGTTTTTATGTCAAGATTCGACACTAAATTTTTGATGATATTGGTAACAGCGCTCTGGTCCTTTAAGGCTCCATCGACAATAGTACCTGGAGGCAGGAAGCCAATCCCCACATTCTTTAGCTGATAGCCATTTTTGATTTCCTGAAGTTCCAATAGTTTAACAGAGCTGGAACCTATATCTATGGCAATAATGTCCTTCTTTGGAAAGAAAATCATAGTTAAAGACTCTCAAAATAAAATGAAACTTACATACCTCAAAGAGACACAAAGAATAAAGAAAATGTCTTTGCGAGGAGTTCGCCATAGGCGAATGACGAAGCAAACTCAAAGGATGGGATTGCTTCATCCGCCTCTGGCGGATTCGCAATGACAGGAATAAATGCATTTTCAAATGAAATATGATATGTAGTTAAAATTAAAATTGAATAAAAAAATATCATAACCCAGCAGCAGTGTCAAGATTCATTTCTAATTCCTTTTTTAACTTTTTTTTTGTTATTAAGGTTTTCATTCCTTGGATTCTTTGGACTTTTAAACTGGTAAATAATCTCATCTTCTTTGGCTAACCCCAGCCCCTGTCGGGCTATCCCTTCTATGTAACTTCTGTCTTTCTTCAGAGAATAAATCTTTGTTTTTAAATTACGGTTTTGTTCCTCGATATTATTATTAAGTGCCTTTATCTGATCCCTCTCTTTAGATAAACGGTAAATATGGATAATTCCCCGTTCCCTGAAGGTGGTGAAGAATATCATGACAAGAATTAATAATAGTAAAATAAGCAGGTATTTCTTATCTATCTTCTTTTTACGCCTCATTCATTTTCCCTGTTCTGTATCCCTCTAAGTCCAAAGTAATATACGTAAATCCGAATTCCTTAAACTTGGTTACTATCTTGAGCATGGTGTTTTTATCATAGAACCTGGGCATCTCCTGAAGATCAGCCTCAATTCTAGCAATCTCTTTGTGGTATCTTACGCGAAACTGTTTAAAACCCATGTCCCTTAAGAATCTTTCACACTTACCGACCTTGTTTAACAGTTCATAGGTAATTTCTGTTCCATAAGGGAACCGGGATGACAGACAGGCAAAAGAAGGCTTGTCCCAGATAGAAAGATGTAGTCTTCTGCTCAATTTTCTGATTTCATCCTTTGTAAACATGGCTTCTAAAAGGGGGCTGCGAATTCCTATCTCTCTTGCCGCTTCCATACCAGGTCGGAAATCTTCCCGATCAACATAGTTTGTTCCGTCTGCTACCCAGTCTAACTGGAAATCCTCAGCCTTCTTCATACATATTCCAAACAGTTCCTTTTTGCAGTAATAGCATCTCCTCCTGGTATTTTTATAGAAATCCGGCATCTCTAATTCATTGGTTTGGACAATCAAGTGTCTGACACCTATCTCTGAAGCCAGTCTCTGGGCATCTTCAAATTCATACTCCGGGTAGGTAGGAGAAAGTCCGGTTAGGGCTAAGACTTTGTCTCCCAATTCGTCATGGGCAACCTTTAGTAAGAAGGTGCTGTCTACCCCTCCGGAAAATGCAACCAGTACAGAGCCCATACCCCTGATTATCTCTTTCAGCCTTTCAAACTTTTCATCTATTATATCAATCATGCCAGTATAGAGTCCCTTGACCAGGAGACTGCATCGTAATTCCCTTTTTTGTCATTTCGAGTCCGCCTCTGGTGGACGAGAAATCTTAATCGTCAGTAATGTTAAGATATTAAGATTCCTAACGGAGCCTGCCCCGAGCAAAGTAACAAGGCTCCTTACGGAGTTTACCTTAAGCGAGGTAACAAGATTCCTCGCTTTGCTCGGAATGACGGGCTAGGGGTTCGGAATGACGTTTAAGTATTTTAGATGCCTATTCCTTGCTTTGTCAAGAAAAATCTAGTTTCTTCAATAGGTTAAGACTATGCTCCAGATAAATCCCCGAAGCGATAAGCTGCTTGACAAATTGTCTAGTTTGCCGTACTCTTTAAATAATTGAACCACACAGCATTATACGGGCGTCATAAATGTCGCCCCTACTATTTTCATAAATCAATTTTCATCGTTCGTGGGTGACGTAGCCGTCATGAGCAATTACAGAAGAATAATTGTAGATCGGGAGACAGTACCAGTTGAGGATTTACAGGGAAGTAAAGCTTGTTATCTATGATTGTGACGGGGTTATGTTTGAAAGCAGAAGGGCAAACCTGGCATATTACAATTTTATACTTGATAAATTTGGAAAGCCCCCTATAGATGAAAAAGATCCCCTTTTGACCCATATTGCCCATACCCATACGAGTAAACAGGTAATAGACATTCTCTTTAAAGAAGATACAAGACTGAGTGAGGCACATAAATTTACGAGCCGTCTTGACTATACCCCTTATTTGCAGTACATGGAAATAGAACCAGGGCTTATTGAAATGCTGGAGTTGCTGAAAGACAACTATTATGTAGCTATTGCTACCAACAGGGGCATCACTTTACAGACTATCCTCCGCCGTTTTGACCTCGAGAAGTATTTCCAGTATTCGGTTACATCCCTGGATGTGAAGATGCCCAAACCTCATCCCGAATGTCTTTTGAAAATCATGGATCATTTTAAATTACCTGAAGAGGCAGCTTTGTATATAGGAGATTCTGAGATAGACATGGAAACAGCTAAAAATGGGGGAGTAGGGTTTATTGCGTATAAAAATAGCTTATATACTCCTTTGAAGATAATGACCCATCTGGAGCTTAAATGTATCCTTGGGTTATAGGAAAAAAATGTGAAAGTGAGTATTGGAGGAATCAAAAGGTGAAGGTTTTGCTAACAGGTGGTGCAGGGTTTATCGGTTCACATGTATCTGATATGTTGATTGATAAAGGCCATGAAGTGATTGTAATAGACAACCTCTCATCAGGAAAAGAGGAAAACCTGAATCCAAAGGCTGTATTATACAAGGAAGACATAAGGGATTCGGTTATAAAAGAAATCATGGAAAGGGAGAGAACGGAAGCAGTGATCCATCATGCAGCACAGGTAAATGTCAGAGATTCTGTTGAAGACCCTCTTTATGATATGGATATAAATATTGGCGGTACCTTGAATCTGCTGGAAAATTCTATCAAAAATGGGGTTAAAAAGTTTATCTTTGCTTCTACAGGAGGGGCAATTTATGGTGAACAGAGTTGTTTCCCTGCAGATGAAACCCATCCCACCAAACCTCTAAGCCCTTATGGTATTACCAAATTGACTTGTGAAAAGTATCTCTATTATTATCACAAAACCTATGGTCTAAATTATGTCTCTCTGAGGTACAGTAATGTATACGGGCCAAGACAGGATCCGTATGGGGAAGCCGGGGTTGTTGCAATATTTTCCCAAAAAATGCTGGCAGGGGATCAGCCTGTTATAAATGGAAGTGGAGAACAGACCCGCGATTATGTTTTTGTGGAAGACGTAGCAAGGGCAAACATACTCACTTTACAGAGGGATGTTTTTGGGGAGTTCAATATTGGGACAGGGATAGAAACCACTGTTAACAGTCTGTTTGCAGAGATAAAGACTCTTGCAGAATCTAAAGTTAAAGCTGTCCATGGAGAGGCTAAAAAGGGAGAGCAATTCCGTAGCGTCTTAGACTGGTCAAAGGCTAAAAGAGAGCTTGGATGGGAGCCGGGGGTTTCATTGAAGGAGGGGCTCGGACGAACACTTGCCTTTTTTCAGGGCTAACTAATTATTTGACATCCATAAGTTACGGTGTTATTGTCTCCTTTGGAGAATGGGAGAAAAACCCTTCCGCCTGAGGCGGAAAGACTTCAGTTTGATCTTTTGCACCGTAAGGGTTCAAGATGCCGAGAACGTGGGAACTTGATCCCTTGAATCCTTGAACCCTTAAGCCATCAGCTTTAGCTTATGGTAGTCGACTTTTAAAATAAAAACCAGGAATTTGGATTTCTATAATGCGTATATGTGTTATTGACGGACAGGGTGGTGGCATTGGCAGTGCCCTCATCAGGAGATTGAAAGAGGAGTTTCAGGAGAGGATTGAAATAATAGCCCTGGGGACCAATTCAATCGCTACCTCTGCCATGATGAGAGCGAAGGCTAATAAAGGAGCAACAGGTGAGAATGCAATAGTTAGAACAGTTCCTTCAGCCGATATAATCATAGGGTCACTGGGGATAGTTATTGCCAATTCAATGATGGGGGAACTTACGCCAAAGATGGCTGAGGCTATTTCTTCCAGCCCGGCAAAAAAGTTACTCTTGCCTATGTTGCAAGAAAAGGTAGAGATTGTGGGAGTTGCTCCCGAACCCTTACCACATTTGGTAGAGTGCCTGGTAACTGAAAAACTTAAGGAGTGGGTAAACAATGTGTGAAGCTAATGCATATTTGGAACGAGATGGCGAGGAAGAACTAATCCTGGAAAGTGTAGATATTATAGAGCCTGAAGACGGCAAAGTGTTTATCAGGAATATCTTTGGGGAACAGAAAATACTGAACAGCAGGATTAAGAAGATTTCCTTAATTGACCATAAGATACTTCTGGAAGAAATAGGTTAATGTAAGACCCCTGAGAAGGTATACCTTTTGCTTCAAGCGTTGATGTTGATTTACCAGAGGCTATATGATTCTTTTGGGCCGCGGGGATGGTGGCCTGGTGATACCCCTTTTGAGGTAATAGTGGGGGCAATACTTACCCAGAACACCTCCTGGGAAAACGTAGAAAAGGCCATTACCATACTTAAAAAGGACAAACTGCTTCACCCGGAGAGATTGTATTGTATCGAAGAATCCGTACTGGCAGAGGCTATCAGGCCATCAGGGTATTACAACATAAAAGCCCGAAGATTAAAAAAATTCATGGATTTTTTATTCGGGGAATACAATGGGGACCTTTCTCTGATGTTCTCTGAAGGCATGGAGCTTCTGAGGGGGAAGCTCCTGGGTGTTAACGGGATAGGTGAAGAGACAGCCGACAGCATACTTCTCTATGCAGGATGCAAACCTGTCTTTGTAGTAGATGCCTATACCAGAAGGGTTTTCGCGCGCCATAATTTTGTTTCCGACAACACCAGCTACCATGAAATCCAGAACCTGTTCATGAAGAACCTGCCTAAAGACGTTGAGCTTTACAATGAGTACCACGCTTTAATAGTCCACCTTGGTAAAAACTTCTGTAAAAGAAGACCAGACTGTACCCTTTGCCCCATTTCGTCACCTGAATTTTTCCTTGACAGATCACTATGATTTAACTATTTATTTTGCCATTGACATTTCACGTAACTACTTGATATGCATCAGTTATTTATAAAAGGAGGATATCTATGGACAGACAGAATATAACTCTATCCCTGCCTAAATCATTATTGAAGAAGGCCAAAATAATTGCCGCAAGCAAAGAAAAATCCCTGAGTGAATTCTTAAGAGAATCACTTGAGGAAAAAGTCAGAGGAGCTAATGGTTATAAAAAAGCGAGGGGGAGACAATTAAAAATTCTCAAAGAAGGGCTTGACCTTGGGACAAAAGGACACATTACAACCACGAGGGAAGAAGTTCATGGCAGACGATAAAGTTTTCCTTGATACTAACATCATCATATATGCCTATGATGTGAGTGCATGAGAAAAACACGAAATAGCCAAGAAAATCCTCGTTGATTTATGGGATTCAGGGTTGGGGGTCATAAGTACCTAGGTACTCCAGGAATTTTTTGTTGCCGTCACCCAAAAGCTATCAAAACCATTGGATAAAAGATTAGCCAGGGAAATTGTGAGTGATTTTTTGAAATGGGATGTTGTGATTAATGATGGTGAGTCTATTTTAGAAGCCATAGAGATTCTTTTAAGGTACGGGTATTCCTTCTGGGATTCACTGATTATTGAGGCAGCTATAAGGAGTGGCACTGTAATATTGCTGTCTGAGGACCTGTCTCATGGACAGACAATTAATAGAGTGACCATTAAGAATCCTTTTAGAATTTGAAGCCTCTCTACCAACCTATTAATATAAGGAGGATGGGGCTTCTAATCAAAAGAGACTTTTGGAATGGGGTATGTATTGCTGCTGCTGGAGTCGTTAAAAGAGGCGAGCTATGAAAGGCAGGAAAAAGACAGAGGACGTCACCGAGCGCAAACAGGCGGAAGAGGCCCTGCGCAGGAGTGAAATGTTCAATCGCAGTCTGGTAGAGCATCTGCCGCATCTTATCTTTATCAAAGACAGAAACTTGGTCTATCTCTCCTGCAATGCGAACTATGCTCATAGCCTGGGGATTAAACCGGAAGAGATTGTGGGCAAAGACGATTTTGCGTTTTACCCCAGTGAACTGGCTGAAAAATACCGTGCCGACGACAGGACAGTTATAGACACCGGGAAGTTGATTGACATCGAGGAAAAATGCCAGGTTGCCGGTGAGGAGCGATGGGTTCATACGATCAAGGTGCCTTACCGTGACGAGCAGGGCAATATCATTGGTGTACTGGGGATATTTGAGGACATTACCGAGCACAAGCAGGTGGAGGAAGAACGCAGACAGAATACGCAGAAGCTAATAAAGGCTATGGAGTCAACTATTGAAGCCATGGCAACGACAGTTGAAATGCGCGACCCCCATACTGCCGGTCATCAGCAACGGGTAACCAGCCTTGCTTCAGCCATAGCCAGAGAGATAGACCTTTCAGAAGATCAGGTTCGTGGGATTAGCTTAGCAGGGATTGTACACGATATCGGCAAAATTTCTGTGCCGGCAGAGATTCTCAGTAAGCCTGGCCGATTAAGTGAGATCGAGTTCAGTCTGATTAAGGTGCATCCCCAAGTTGGTTACGATATACTGAAGGATATACAATTTCCCTGGCCAATTGCCCAGACCATTCTTCAACATCACGAGAGGATGGATGGATCGGGGTATCCTGCTGGTCTGTGTAAGGAGGCTATCCTGCTGGAAGCACGAATCCTGGCTGTTGCTGATGTTGTTGAAGCCATGGCTTCACACCGGCCTTACCGTGCGGCTATAGGCCTGGATGGAGCGTTGGAGGAAATCTCTATGAACAGCGGTATCCTGTACGATGCGGATGTGGTAGGTGCTTGCATAAGGCTCTTTAAGGAGAAGGGGTTTAAGTTTGAGTAACAAAGCTAGCTTATGTAACATACTAAAATTCTTGTGTTTTCAAAGGGTTAAGTTAGGTAGTTATTCTTTATTATATAAGGAGGAATAGATTATGTCGGATAGTAAGGAAAATTCAAAGAAGAGCACCGATCCTGCGGTTCAAGAGATGATAAATAAGGCAAAAGGTATGGATGTAACAACGGTTTGGGATCGGTATGATGCTATGATGCCACAGTGCGGTTTTGGAGAGACGGGCCTTTGCTGCCGGCACTGTCTGCAAGGACCATGTCGAATCGATCCGTTTGGGGATGAGCCCAAGACCGGGATTTGCGGTGCCAGTGCAGATGTTATGGTTGCCAGGGGCATAGACAGGGCTATTGCCGCCGGGACAGCAGCCCATTCCGGACATGCCAGACATCTGGCACATACAATATTGAAGATGGCAGAGGGTAATGCCCGGGATTATATGGTCAGGGATGTGGAGAAGCTAAAGGCGGTGGCTGCCCGTTTAGGTATCCCGGTCGAAGGACGAAAAGAAAATGACATTGCGCTGGATGTGGCTAAAGCAGCCCTTGAGGATTTCCATGAGAAGGACACCCCTGTCTTATGGGCAGCGACTGTAGTGACTACGGGTCGTGTCAAAGTCCTGACTGACCTGGGTCTGGTACCAAAAGGCATCGATCATGAGATTTCTGAGATTATGCACCGTACCCTCTACGGTGTGGATGCTGATGCAGTCAACCTGCTGCTGGGTGGACTGCGCTGTGGTGTTGCCGATCTGGCTGGCTGCTACATGGGGACAGATTTAGCCGATATCCTTTTTGGGACTCCCAAGCCTGTTGTGACAGAGGCAAACATGGGGGTGATAAGGGCTGATGCGGTTAACATAGCAGTCCATGGTCACAATCCGGTTTTGTCCGATGTGATAGTGTCCGTTGCCAAGGAAATGGAGAAAGAGGCTAGGACAGCCGGTGCCTCAGGTATCAACCTGGTGGGGATATGCTGTACGGGCAATGAGGTAATGATGCGTCATGGCATTCCATCCTGTACCCACTCAGTCAGTCAGGAGATGGCTATCATGACCGGGGCGTTGGATGCCATGGTAGTTGATTACCAATGTATTATGCCTTCTCTGGTTACTGTAGCTGAATGTATGGGTACTACAGTTGTTACTACTATGGATATATGTAAGATCTCAGGTGCCACCCATGTAGAC
The Thermodesulfobacteriota bacterium DNA segment above includes these coding regions:
- a CDS encoding endonuclease III domain-containing protein; translation: MLQALMLIYQRLYDSFGPRGWWPGDTPFEVIVGAILTQNTSWENVEKAITILKKDKLLHPERLYCIEESVLAEAIRPSGYYNIKARRLKKFMDFLFGEYNGDLSLMFSEGMELLRGKLLGVNGIGEETADSILLYAGCKPVFVVDAYTRRVFARHNFVSDNTSYHEIQNLFMKNLPKDVELYNEYHALIVHLGKNFCKRRPDCTLCPISSPEFFLDRSL
- the pilM gene encoding type IV pilus assembly protein PilM; amino-acid sequence: MIFFPKKDIIAIDIGSSSVKLLELQEIKNGYQLKNVGIGFLPPGTIVDGALKDQSAVTNIIKNLVSNLDIKTKNVATSISGHSVIIKNISLPVMSENELEESIKWEAEQYIPFEIDDVNIDFQILGENPEDKTQMNVLLVAAKQDIINDYIKVIKEAGLNAVVMDVDSFALENMFEINYPYNEGEVIALVDIGASILNMTILKNGMSVFTRDISIGGNKITAEIQKRKDISYEEAELLKIGGQVKEIDYREIEDVVTEASLSLATEIQRSMDFFWATFADERINKIYLSGGCSKSIELKRLIEDRVADIPVEVVNPFAGIDFSEKAFDSEYLEYIAPLMAVGVGLALRRAGDK
- a CDS encoding CooT family nickel-binding protein, coding for MCEANAYLERDGEEELILESVDIIEPEDGKVFIRNIFGEQKILNSRIKKISLIDHKILLEEIG
- a CDS encoding HAD family hydrolase, with the translated sequence MRIYREVKLVIYDCDGVMFESRRANLAYYNFILDKFGKPPIDEKDPLLTHIAHTHTSKQVIDILFKEDTRLSEAHKFTSRLDYTPYLQYMEIEPGLIEMLELLKDNYYVAIATNRGITLQTILRRFDLEKYFQYSVTSLDVKMPKPHPECLLKIMDHFKLPEEAALYIGDSEIDMETAKNGGVGFIAYKNSLYTPLKIMTHLELKCILGL
- the larE gene encoding ATP-dependent sacrificial sulfur transferase LarE, giving the protein MIDIIDEKFERLKEIIRGMGSVLVAFSGGVDSTFLLKVAHDELGDKVLALTGLSPTYPEYEFEDAQRLASEIGVRHLIVQTNELEMPDFYKNTRRRCYYCKKELFGICMKKAEDFQLDWVADGTNYVDREDFRPGMEAAREIGIRSPLLEAMFTKDEIRKLSRRLHLSIWDKPSFACLSSRFPYGTEITYELLNKVGKCERFLRDMGFKQFRVRYHKEIARIEADLQEMPRFYDKNTMLKIVTKFKEFGFTYITLDLEGYRTGKMNEA
- a CDS encoding HD domain-containing phosphohydrolase; the encoded protein is MKGRKKTEDVTERKQAEEALRRSEMFNRSLVEHLPHLIFIKDRNLVYLSCNANYAHSLGIKPEEIVGKDDFAFYPSELAEKYRADDRTVIDTGKLIDIEEKCQVAGEERWVHTIKVPYRDEQGNIIGVLGIFEDITEHKQVEEERRQNTQKLIKAMESTIEAMATTVEMRDPHTAGHQQRVTSLASAIAREIDLSEDQVRGISLAGIVHDIGKISVPAEILSKPGRLSEIEFSLIKVHPQVGYDILKDIQFPWPIAQTILQHHERMDGSGYPAGLCKEAILLEARILAVADVVEAMASHRPYRAAIGLDGALEEISMNSGILYDADVVGACIRLFKEKGFKFE
- a CDS encoding CopG family transcriptional regulator, giving the protein MDRQNITLSLPKSLLKKAKIIAASKEKSLSEFLRESLEEKVRGANGYKKARGRQLKILKEGLDLGTKGHITTTREEVHGRR
- the cooS gene encoding anaerobic carbon-monoxide dehydrogenase catalytic subunit, which produces MSDSKENSKKSTDPAVQEMINKAKGMDVTTVWDRYDAMMPQCGFGETGLCCRHCLQGPCRIDPFGDEPKTGICGASADVMVARGIDRAIAAGTAAHSGHARHLAHTILKMAEGNARDYMVRDVEKLKAVAARLGIPVEGRKENDIALDVAKAALEDFHEKDTPVLWAATVVTTGRVKVLTDLGLVPKGIDHEISEIMHRTLYGVDADAVNLLLGGLRCGVADLAGCYMGTDLADILFGTPKPVVTEANMGVIRADAVNIAVHGHNPVLSDVIVSVAKEMEKEARTAGASGINLVGICCTGNEVMMRHGIPSCTHSVSQEMAIMTGALDAMVVDYQCIMPSLVTVAECMGTTVVTTMDICKISGATHVDFSEEAAAEKARQVISIAVKNFSKRVKRPVDIPNIKTPVVAGFSVEAIVAALSRLDAKDPLKPLIDNIKAGNIRGVCLFAGCNNVKVPQDKNFTVIARKLLKENVLVVATGCGAGALMRHGFMNPANVDELCGNGLKAVLTAIGEANNLGGPLPPVLHMGSCVDNSRAVALAVAVANYLGVDTDKLPVVASAAEAVSEKAVSIGAYAVAAGLPTHVGVMLPVLGSPLVTQVLTEKVKDLTGGYFIVDLDPDSSADKLLSAIDARRAGLGLS
- a CDS encoding NAD-dependent epimerase/dehydratase family protein, whose product is MKVLLTGGAGFIGSHVSDMLIDKGHEVIVIDNLSSGKEENLNPKAVLYKEDIRDSVIKEIMERERTEAVIHHAAQVNVRDSVEDPLYDMDINIGGTLNLLENSIKNGVKKFIFASTGGAIYGEQSCFPADETHPTKPLSPYGITKLTCEKYLYYYHKTYGLNYVSLRYSNVYGPRQDPYGEAGVVAIFSQKMLAGDQPVINGSGEQTRDYVFVEDVARANILTLQRDVFGEFNIGTGIETTVNSLFAEIKTLAESKVKAVHGEAKKGEQFRSVLDWSKAKRELGWEPGVSLKEGLGRTLAFFQG
- a CDS encoding septum formation initiator family protein, coding for MRRKKKIDKKYLLILLLLILVMIFFTTFRERGIIHIYRLSKERDQIKALNNNIEEQNRNLKTKIYSLKKDRSYIEGIARQGLGLAKEDEIIYQFKSPKNPRNENLNNKKKVKKGIRNES
- a CDS encoding DUF3842 family protein → MRICVIDGQGGGIGSALIRRLKEEFQERIEIIALGTNSIATSAMMRAKANKGATGENAIVRTVPSADIIIGSLGIVIANSMMGELTPKMAEAISSSPAKKLLLPMLQEKVEIVGVAPEPLPHLVECLVTEKLKEWVNNV